One Lycium barbarum isolate Lr01 chromosome 5, ASM1917538v2, whole genome shotgun sequence genomic window carries:
- the LOC132642811 gene encoding clavaminate synthase-like protein At3g21360, giving the protein MEYTCKDFRVGKCEGEKLVDGETMPLVLNPIEPNKNDIKSLLEALDNNKEWFDNMITKNSAVLLRGFDVQNAQNFNDIVETFGWEDIRYVGPAPRTHIYKRVWTANEGPLSEFIYYHHEMVLIKEFPKKVILYCEIPPPEGGETPFVPSFRVTERMIEEFPEAVEEIEKKGLKYTFSAPSKNDEGSMRGRGWEDAFGTSDPAEAERRAKALGMEMEWLPNGGVTTILGPRYLTKVFDGRKGRRMWFNTLVGMYGKDISSAMMFDGTEIPKEIVKRCEEIIEEESIQFKWQKNDVLFLDNLATLHGRRPSLPPRKVLVATCK; this is encoded by the exons ATGGAATACACTTGCAAGGATTTTAGGGTGGGCAAATGTGAAGGAGAAAAATTGGTAGATGGTGAAACTATGCCATTAGTTCTAAACCCTATTGAACCAAACAAGAATGACATCAAATCATTGCTTGAAGCTTTGGACAATAACAAGGAATGGTTTGATAATATGATCACAAAAAATAGTGCTGTTCTTCTAAGAGGATTTGATGTGCAAAATGCACAAAATTTCAATGACATTGTTGAAACATTTGGTTGGGAAGATATTAGATATGTTGGACCAGCACCAAGGACACATATTTACAAGAGAGTATGGACTGCTAATGAAGGACCTCTTTCTGAATTCATATATTATCATCATGAAATGGTCCTT ATAAAGGAATTCCCAAAGAAAGTGATACTGTACTGTGAAATACCACCACCAGAAGGTGGGGAAACACCCTTTGTTCCAAGTTTTAGAGTTACAGAAAGAATGATAGAGGAATTCCCAGAAGCTGTTGAAGAAATAGAAAAGAAAGGACTGAAATATACATTCAGTGCTCCAAGTAAGAATGACGAAGGTTCCATGAGAGGCAGAGGCTGGGAGGATGCTTTTGGTACTTCTGATCCTGCTGAAGCTGAAAGAAG GGCTAAAGCACTTGGAATGGAGATGGAATGGCTACCCAATGGTGGTGTAACGACGATCTTGGGACCAAGATATTTAACAAAGGTGTTTGATggaagaaaaggaagaagaatgTGGTTCAACACATTGGTTGGCATGTATGGTAAAGATATAAGCTCAGCCATGATGTTTGATGGAACTGAAATACCAAAGGAAATAGTAAAAAGATGTGAAGAGATAATTGAAGAAGAAAGCATACAATTCAAATGGCAAAAGAATGATGTTCTCTTCCTTGATAACTTAGCTACACTTCATGGTAGAAGGCCTTCTCTTCCACCTAGGAAGGTCCTTGTTGCTACTTGCAAGTAA
- the LOC132639892 gene encoding uncharacterized protein LOC132639892, with the protein MNFQEPQDEQQHSVDSQLAMLHLNTTTGIHHHNSTTEQQCHSCDSLKNEQQQQQPHFSPEKTTLLPPISTTKTKKRYSNTRFSSSLEEPFPKRTATVTLLPTISTTSNHNDHLQGFIKLPLENHHNLESQAFLKPKLFENSTTPSPAKPPLPPPLYRTFSDPTGSCSYKRKSPTPPPPHHTLARTTSWSPNGESPTTMKSPNQCALTRTASWSPNVESPTTMVCF; encoded by the exons ATGAATTTTCAAGAACCACAAGACGAACAACAACATTCAGTTGATTCTCAATTAGCCATGCTCCATCTCAACACCACCACCGGCATCCACCACCACAACTCCACCACAGAACAACAATGCCATTCTTGTGATTCCCTCAAgaatgaacaacaacaacaacaaccacattTCTCACCTGAAAAAACTACCCTTTTACCACCCATCTCCACTACTAAGACAAAGAAGAGATATTCAAACACTCGTTTCTCTTCATCTCTTGAAGAACCCTTTCCTAAAAGAACTGCCACTGTCACCCTTTTACCAACCATTTCCACCACATCCAACCACAACGACCATTTGCAAGGATTCATCAAACTCCCACTTGAAAACCACCATAATCTTGAATCTCAGGCTTTCTTGAAACCCAAACTGTTCGAAAATTCAACAACTCCATCTCCGGCTAAGCCACCATTACCTCCACCACTTTATCGGACTTTTTCTGACCCGACAGGTTCTTGTTCTTACAAGAGAAAATCCCCTACTCCACCACCACCTCACCATACCCTTGCAAGAACAACTAGTTGGTCACCAAATGGGGAATCTCCTACTACTATG AAGTCCCCTAATCAGTGTGCTCTTACAAGAACAGCTAGTTGGTCACCAAATGTGGAATCTCCAACTACTATGGTTTGTTTCTAA
- the LOC132642812 gene encoding uncharacterized protein LOC132642812, which translates to MRLKRMKDGMREMRQWCDLMIQEEDVQEETEPEENKIVKDDETESGGEPLCEEAVWVERMGSCLILHFKCPCGKGYQILLSGNNCYYKLTNF; encoded by the exons ATG AGGCTGAAGAGAATGAAGGATGGAATGAGAGAAATGAGACAATGGTGTGACCTTATGATTCAAGAAGAAGATGTTCAAGAAGAAACTGAACCTGAAGAAAACAAGATTGTAAAG GATGATGAGACAGAGAGTGGAGGAGAACCATTGTGTGAGGAAGCAGTGTGGGTTGAGAGAATGGGAAGCTGTCTGATACTTCATTTCAAATGTCCCTGTGGTAAAGGCTATCAGATTCTGCTAAGTGGAAATAATTGCTATTATAAACTCACCAATTTCTGA
- the LOC132641840 gene encoding protein decapping 5, with translation MAAESSSAGRSSGGGGSTTADSYIGSLISLTSKSEIRYEGILYNINTDESSIGLRNVRSFGTEGRKKDGPQVPPSDKIYEYILFRGSDIKDLQVKSSPPLQPTPAINNDPAIIQSHYPRPPSTSASLPAAVGGSLTDLSSHSAQPGHPGSTFQSGLPLYQPGGNIGSWGPSPPPPNAGAGGLGMPMYWQGFYGAPNGLPQMQQQALLRPPPGLAMPPSMQQPPSMPQMQFSGFNSSLPTGGSSLQASNLPEYPSSLMPTTTSLTSSSLPTATLPSSVSPLQPVVPATETISSLSKKASVSAIPASTLSASLPTLPPLTTSPDVNPVVPPVSIKPNPVPIPTLSQSVSTVVGPSSSHLVESPTPSLVTPGQLLQSGPIDVPSTQSTQTAQKDVEVVQVLSAPSSEPPAPVKAEAQPPILPLPPQTRQQKTNGAPYQPRYNNYRGRGGRGMGVSRPVTKFDEDFDFMAMNEKFKKDEVWGHLGKSNREGDGNGSDEDISYIDYEDDLPKIDVKPVYNKDDFFDSLSSNALDHDSNHGRTRFSEQRKIDVETFGDFSRYRGGRGGRGPGRGGRSRGGYGNYGRGGYGSGNGNGYGYGYGYGGRGRGRGVPYRA, from the exons ATGGCGGCGGAGAGTTCATCGGCGGGTAGATCTAGTGGCGGCGGTGGATCAACAACGGCGGATTCATATATCGGTAGTTTAATTAGTTTGACTTCAAAGAGTGAGATCCGTTATGAAGGAATTCTATATAATATCAATACTGATGAGTCCAGTATCGGTCTTCGTAACG TAAGATCATTTGGAACAGAGGGAAGAAAGAAGGATGGTCCTCAAGTACCTCCAAGCGACAAGATTTATGAATACATACTTTTTCGTGGGAGTGATATCAAG GATTTACAAGTTAAGTCTTCGCCACCTCTTCAACCTACACCAGCTATAAACAACGACCCAGCTATTATCCAG TCTCACTATCCTCGACCACCTTCCACATCGGCAAGTTTACCTGCTGCTGTTGGTGGATCTTTGACGGATCTAAGTTCCCATTCTGCTCAGCCGGGACATCCTGGCTCAACATTCCAAAGTGGCCTGCCTTTGTATCAACCTGGAGGGAATATAGGATCTTGGGGTCCATCACCTCCTCCTCCAAATGCCGGTGCTGGTGGACTAGGTATGCCAATGTATTGGCAAGGTTTTTATGGTGCACCTAATGGACTACCACAAATGCAGCAACAAGCTTTGCTGCGTCCTCCTCCTGGACTTGCCATGCCTCCTTCCATGCAACAGCCTCCTTCCATGCCGCAAATGCAGTTTTCTGGTTTCAATTCGTCTTTGCCAACTGGAGGATCAAGTCTACAAGCGTCTAACTTGCCAGAATACCCTTCTTCATTGATGCCTACAACTACCAGTTTAACCTCTAGCTCTTTACCTACTGCTACTTTGCCTTCCAGTGTGTCTCCCCTGCAACCTGTGGTACCTGCGACTGAAACAATATCCAGCCTTTCAAAGAAGGCTTCTGTATCTGCTATCCCCGCTTCGACATTAAGTGCTAGTTTACCGACTTTACCTCCTTTGACAACAAGTCCTGATGTAAATCCTGTTGTTCCGCCAGTTTCTATTAAACCCAACCCAGTGCCTATCCCAACTTTGTCTCAATCTGTATCTACTGTTGTGGGGCCATCCAGTTCTCATTTAGTGGAGTCACCCACACCGTCGCTGGTAACTCCAGGGCAGCTGCTGCAATCTGGACCAATTGATGTTCCATCAACTCAATCTACGCAGACAGCTCAAAAGGATGTAGAAGTGGTTCAAGTATTGTCCGCACCATCTTCAGAACCTCCAGCTCCTGTTAAAGCAGAAGCTCAGCCACCAATATTACCATTACCACCTCAGACACGTCAACAGAAG aCAAATGGAGCTCCATATCAGCCGCGTTACAACAACTACAGAGGGCGTGGTGGAAGAGGAATGGGG GTTTCAAGACCGGTAAcaaagtttgatgaggatttTGATTTTATGGCCATGAACGAGAAGTTCAAGAAAGATGAAGTATGGGGTCATCTTGGCAAAAGTAACAGAGAAGGAGATGGAAATGGCAGTGATGAGGATATCTCTTACATCGACTATGAGGATGATCTTCCTAAGATTGATGTCAAG CCTGTTTACAATAAGGATGACTTTTTCGACTCTTTGTCAAGTAATGCACTTGATCATGACTCAAATCATGGAAGGACCAGGTTTTCTGAGCAAAGGAAGATAGATGTTGAG ACATTCGGAGATTTCTCAAGATACAGGGGCGGTCGTGGTGGTCGTGGTCCTGGACGCGGTGGACGTTCTCGAGGAGGATATGGAAATTATGGAAGAGGAGGATATGGAAGTGGAAACGGAAATGGATATGGATATGGTTATGGCTATGGTGGTaggggcagaggccgtggtgTGCCATACCGTGCTTAG